The proteins below come from a single Dermatophilaceae bacterium Soc4.6 genomic window:
- a CDS encoding glycosyltransferase, producing MSDLVRRVLRRGGDEPVDPAREHLTDTPETLVPGLVSVVLVNYKGADDTITCLRALKELDWPAEQLELLVVDNDSGDGSAERIRAALPDVVVVESGGNLGFAGGCNLGSSRATGEFVAFLNNDARPDTGWVSAAIAVFLADHEVGAVASKVLDWDGKLVDFVDGSLTWWGGGYKREAEHVDAPGYDRPQDVLFGTGAAMFVRRALFHELGGFDERFFMFYEDVDFGWRLNLLGHRFRYVPTSLAFHKHHATMNKFGSYREAYLLERNALMSLYKNYDDETLARTLPGAMALAVRRSVARTDLDARMLDLQVRPGGDGDPDVAVPKMALTGPLAIDYLVEHLPTLLRDREDLQRRRRRSDLDLFPLFRQALEPAYPFDSYVKAHGDVVEAFGIEQVFSRRRRVAVVTGEPLGERMAGPAIRAYEMSRLMGLEHEVRLVTTASRCDIGGDGFDTESITSKKALKELVEWADVLVFQGLLLSFHTWIEESDTVLVADVYDPFHLETLEQERARPTDERQKISHDTVDALNRQLSRADYLLCASEKQRDFWLGQLAGMGRINPFTYDADESLRRLIDVAPFGLSAGAPVQTRHALKGTFPGIGVDDKVVLWGGGVYNWFDPLTLIRAIDVVRRTVPTVRLVFLGMKHPNPGVPEMDMAARTRELARSLGLEGTHVFFNEQWVAYDDRQNYLLDSDIGVSCHFDHVETEFSFRTRILDYLWAGLPIVCTDGDAFGDLVSREGLGAAVPPEDVEALARAMADLLTDEEAAAAASERSRAIAADFTWTRSLAPLLAFVRNPTRAPDIARSKGEVVVSAGRSFTAPLPKARMKDDLQLARRYLEEGGVGEIARRASGRILRLARGG from the coding sequence ATGAGCGACCTCGTGCGTCGCGTGCTGCGTCGGGGCGGCGACGAGCCGGTCGACCCGGCCCGTGAGCACCTCACCGACACCCCCGAGACGCTGGTGCCCGGGCTGGTCTCGGTCGTCCTCGTCAACTACAAGGGGGCCGACGACACGATCACCTGCCTGCGTGCTCTGAAGGAGCTCGACTGGCCCGCCGAGCAGCTCGAGCTGCTGGTCGTCGACAACGACTCGGGCGACGGGTCCGCCGAGCGCATCCGGGCGGCGCTGCCCGACGTCGTCGTGGTCGAGTCGGGCGGCAACCTCGGCTTCGCCGGTGGCTGCAACCTCGGATCGTCCCGCGCCACAGGCGAGTTCGTGGCCTTCCTCAACAACGACGCCCGCCCCGACACCGGGTGGGTCTCGGCTGCCATCGCCGTCTTCCTCGCCGACCACGAGGTCGGCGCCGTGGCCTCCAAGGTCCTTGACTGGGACGGCAAGCTCGTCGACTTCGTCGACGGGTCGCTCACCTGGTGGGGCGGCGGCTACAAGCGCGAGGCCGAGCACGTCGACGCACCGGGCTACGACCGGCCGCAGGACGTCCTCTTCGGCACCGGCGCCGCGATGTTCGTGCGCCGGGCGCTCTTCCACGAGCTCGGCGGCTTCGACGAGCGCTTCTTCATGTTCTACGAGGACGTCGACTTCGGCTGGCGGCTCAACCTGCTCGGCCACCGCTTCCGCTACGTGCCCACCTCGCTGGCCTTCCACAAGCACCACGCGACGATGAACAAGTTCGGCAGCTACCGCGAGGCCTACCTCCTCGAGCGCAACGCGCTCATGTCGCTCTACAAGAACTACGACGACGAGACCCTCGCCCGCACCCTCCCGGGAGCGATGGCCCTCGCGGTGCGGCGCTCCGTGGCCCGCACCGACCTCGACGCCCGGATGCTCGACCTGCAGGTGCGACCGGGCGGCGACGGTGACCCCGACGTCGCCGTGCCGAAGATGGCCCTGACGGGCCCCCTGGCGATCGACTACCTCGTCGAGCACCTGCCGACGCTCCTGCGCGACCGGGAGGACCTCCAGCGTCGTCGCCGCCGGTCCGACCTCGACCTCTTCCCGCTCTTCCGCCAGGCGCTCGAGCCGGCTTACCCGTTCGACTCCTACGTCAAGGCGCACGGTGACGTCGTCGAGGCCTTCGGTATCGAGCAGGTCTTCAGCCGGCGCCGCCGGGTGGCCGTGGTCACCGGTGAGCCGCTCGGTGAGCGGATGGCCGGGCCTGCCATCCGCGCCTACGAGATGTCGCGCCTGATGGGTCTCGAGCACGAGGTGCGGCTCGTCACCACGGCCTCGCGGTGCGACATCGGGGGTGACGGCTTCGACACGGAGTCGATCACGAGCAAGAAGGCCCTCAAGGAGCTGGTCGAGTGGGCGGACGTGCTGGTCTTTCAGGGCCTGCTGCTGTCGTTCCACACCTGGATCGAGGAGAGCGACACCGTCCTCGTCGCCGACGTCTACGACCCCTTCCACCTCGAGACCCTCGAGCAGGAGCGGGCCCGCCCGACCGACGAGCGCCAGAAGATCTCGCACGACACCGTCGATGCGCTCAACCGGCAGCTCTCCCGTGCCGACTACCTGCTGTGCGCCTCCGAGAAGCAGCGTGACTTCTGGCTCGGTCAGCTCGCCGGCATGGGGCGCATCAACCCCTTCACCTACGACGCCGACGAGAGCCTGCGCCGCCTGATCGACGTCGCCCCCTTCGGGCTGTCGGCCGGCGCCCCGGTGCAGACCCGGCACGCGCTCAAGGGCACCTTCCCGGGAATCGGTGTCGACGACAAGGTCGTCCTGTGGGGTGGCGGGGTCTACAACTGGTTCGACCCGCTCACCCTCATCCGGGCCATCGACGTCGTGCGCCGCACCGTCCCGACCGTACGACTCGTCTTCCTGGGAATGAAGCATCCCAACCCCGGCGTGCCCGAGATGGACATGGCGGCGCGCACGCGCGAGCTGGCCCGCTCCCTCGGCCTCGAGGGCACCCACGTCTTCTTCAACGAGCAGTGGGTGGCCTACGACGACCGGCAGAACTACCTGCTCGACTCCGACATCGGCGTCAGCTGTCACTTCGACCACGTGGAGACCGAGTTCAGCTTCCGCACCCGCATCCTCGACTACCTATGGGCGGGGCTGCCGATCGTGTGCACCGACGGTGACGCCTTCGGTGACCTCGTCTCGCGCGAGGGTCTCGGCGCCGCCGTGCCCCCCGAGGACGTCGAGGCCCTCGCCCGGGCCATGGCCGACCTGCTCACCGACGAGGAGGCGGCTGCCGCGGCGTCGGAGCGGTCGCGTGCGATCGCCGCGGACTTCACCTGGACCCGTTCGCTGGCACCGCTGCTCGCGTTCGTCCGCAACCCCACCCGGGCGCCCGACATCGCCCGCAGCAAGGGCGAGGTCGTCGTCTCCGCGGGCCGCTCGTTCACTGCGCCGCTGCCGAAGGCGCGCATGAAGGACGACCTCCAGCTGGCCAGGCGCTACCTCGAGGAGGGTGGCGTCGGTGAGATCGCCCGCCGCGCCTCCGGCCGCATCCTGCGCCTGGCCCGCGGCGGCTGA
- a CDS encoding glycosyltransferase family 2 protein: protein MTPELTVVVVTWEARDLVLACLDSLRQQGLDRSRWAVHVVDNGSHDGTASALAQHHPEATVQRLERNLGFAGGVAAALEVVASPWVVLLNNDAIPETDFLETLVRSRDADLAAELPVAAWTARVLLAQPVDGQERVNSTGVLVHRDGNGADRDWLVPAADSHPPADVFGFCGAAVLLDAEAVAGVGGFDAAYFLYYEDTDLSWRLRLGGWSVRYVHEAVVHHEHGASSGLGSPVFRFHNERNRLTTLVKDAPWRLVVPVVLRHPVMSLVRIARGGPARPDGLLRLRAYAAFLRRLPRTLATRRAMPADMRRRRSDVARLLGS from the coding sequence GTGACGCCCGAGCTCACCGTCGTCGTCGTCACCTGGGAGGCCCGTGACCTCGTGCTGGCCTGCCTCGACTCGCTGCGGCAGCAGGGCCTCGACCGTTCGCGCTGGGCGGTGCACGTCGTCGACAACGGCTCGCACGACGGGACGGCGTCCGCGCTGGCCCAGCACCATCCCGAGGCGACCGTGCAGCGGCTGGAGCGCAACCTCGGCTTCGCCGGCGGCGTGGCGGCCGCGCTCGAGGTCGTCGCCTCGCCGTGGGTCGTGCTGCTCAACAACGACGCCATCCCCGAGACCGACTTCCTCGAGACCCTGGTGCGCTCCCGCGACGCCGACCTCGCGGCCGAGCTGCCGGTCGCGGCCTGGACGGCACGGGTGCTGCTGGCGCAGCCCGTCGACGGTCAGGAGCGGGTCAACTCCACGGGCGTGCTCGTGCACCGCGACGGCAACGGAGCCGACCGCGACTGGCTGGTGCCCGCGGCCGACTCGCACCCTCCGGCCGACGTCTTCGGCTTCTGCGGGGCGGCGGTGCTGCTCGACGCGGAAGCCGTGGCCGGTGTGGGCGGCTTCGACGCGGCCTACTTCCTCTACTACGAGGACACCGACCTCTCGTGGCGGCTGCGCCTCGGTGGCTGGTCGGTGCGCTACGTGCACGAGGCCGTCGTGCACCACGAGCACGGCGCGTCGTCGGGGCTCGGCAGCCCGGTCTTCCGCTTCCACAACGAGCGCAACCGCCTGACCACCCTGGTCAAGGACGCCCCGTGGCGCCTGGTCGTGCCCGTCGTGCTGCGCCACCCGGTGATGTCGCTGGTGCGCATCGCCCGGGGCGGCCCCGCGCGACCCGACGGTCTCCTGCGCCTGCGCGCGTATGCCGCGTTCCTGCGACGCCTCCCCCGCACCCTGGCGACCCGCCGGGCGATGCCGGCCGACATGCGGCGTCGCCGGAGCGACGTGGCCCGCCTGCTCGGCTCCTGA
- a CDS encoding ATP-binding cassette domain-containing protein, which translates to MVRSLGQELDPDAPVLIAATGVGKRFQRHSRKATSLKERVIRREQGPSDDFWALRGVDVVVRRGETVGLMGPNGSGKSTLLKVLSGILRQTEGTVQIEGRVASLLELGAGFDGELTGRENIYLNSALLGVPKTETDALFDEIVAFSELGEFIDNPVKHYSSGMYVRLGFSVAVHIDPDILIVDEVLAVGDAAFQKKCLDRIGEFQRQGKTILFVSHSAQLVEALCTRAVLLSHGQVIFDGPTREGGDRLNELMGVDNVGRADVGLAKIAAVLLVDPSTNLTPDSFSADGEALFMADIDWVDDHLDEPLTASLTMIDGVGDTVIEVDPRPLVIPPSEVRAGHRSSMRWRITQLPELLGDVSLVLTLRHGESSIATAVLPGIRVRQSELRTAPGQARFLTPQEQVAVPVEPVAEPVAEPVAEPEQPEVVQSVEA; encoded by the coding sequence ATGGTGCGCTCGCTCGGGCAGGAGCTCGACCCCGACGCCCCCGTGCTCATCGCGGCGACGGGAGTGGGCAAGCGCTTCCAGCGGCACAGCCGCAAGGCCACCAGCCTCAAGGAGCGGGTGATCCGCCGCGAGCAGGGGCCCTCCGACGACTTCTGGGCCCTCAGGGGCGTTGACGTGGTCGTGCGCCGCGGCGAGACCGTGGGGCTGATGGGCCCCAACGGGTCGGGCAAGTCGACCCTGCTCAAGGTCCTCTCCGGCATCCTGCGCCAGACCGAGGGGACGGTGCAGATCGAGGGTCGCGTCGCCTCGCTCCTCGAGCTGGGGGCCGGCTTCGACGGTGAGCTGACGGGCCGCGAGAACATCTACCTCAACTCCGCCCTGCTCGGTGTGCCCAAGACCGAGACCGACGCGCTCTTCGACGAGATCGTCGCCTTCAGCGAGCTCGGCGAGTTCATCGACAACCCCGTCAAGCACTACTCCTCGGGGATGTATGTGCGGCTCGGCTTCTCGGTCGCCGTGCACATCGACCCCGACATCCTCATCGTCGACGAGGTGCTCGCCGTCGGCGACGCCGCCTTCCAGAAGAAGTGCCTCGACCGCATCGGCGAGTTCCAGCGGCAGGGCAAGACCATCCTCTTCGTGTCGCACTCGGCCCAGCTGGTCGAGGCGCTGTGCACCCGCGCCGTGCTGCTCAGCCACGGCCAGGTCATCTTCGACGGCCCCACCCGAGAGGGCGGCGACCGCCTCAACGAGCTGATGGGCGTCGACAACGTGGGTCGCGCCGACGTGGGTCTGGCCAAGATCGCGGCCGTCCTGCTGGTCGACCCCAGCACCAACCTGACCCCCGACAGCTTCTCGGCCGACGGCGAGGCCCTCTTCATGGCCGACATCGACTGGGTCGACGACCACCTCGACGAGCCCCTGACCGCGTCGCTGACGATGATCGACGGCGTCGGGGACACGGTCATCGAGGTTGACCCGCGGCCCCTGGTCATTCCGCCCTCCGAGGTGCGCGCCGGTCACCGCTCCTCGATGCGGTGGCGCATCACGCAGCTGCCCGAGCTGCTCGGCGACGTCAGCCTCGTGCTCACCCTGCGCCACGGAGAGTCGTCCATCGCCACCGCCGTCCTGCCCGGCATCCGGGTGCGTCAGAGCGAGCTGCGCACGGCGCCGGGCCAGGCCCGCTTCCTCACGCCGCAGGAACAGGTCGCGGTGCCCGTTGAGCCGGTCGCCGAGCCGGTCGCCGAGCCGGTCGCCGAGCCCGAGCAGCCTGAGGTCGTGCAGAGCGTCGAGGCGTGA
- a CDS encoding ABC transporter permease, producing MTLATERHSPQSSLRLQLITQLVRKDLKIKYQGSTLGFMWSLANPLLMLVVYTFVFSYVFKSNVPIFGYFLLSGLLVFNLFQMGVMGASTSITGNAGLVKKVPFPHIALPLASIGFAGVQVLLQYVVLILAMTLTGHAPLRPELLLLLPAGLVVLTLTVGLSLFVSSTTVRYKDTQHILEVGMFAWVWLSAVIYPPALVHEKLHGGLPLAAFYLNPMAGVTASFQRAIYGQVYDPNGNLILASPDDIFYVKALALGFAVSLGVLALGVWQFRRLSADFAEEL from the coding sequence ATGACGCTGGCCACGGAGCGCCACTCACCGCAGTCGTCCCTGCGGTTGCAGCTGATCACGCAGCTGGTCCGCAAGGACCTGAAGATCAAGTACCAGGGCTCGACCCTGGGCTTCATGTGGTCACTGGCCAACCCGCTGCTGATGCTGGTGGTCTACACCTTCGTCTTCTCCTACGTCTTCAAGTCGAACGTGCCGATCTTCGGTTACTTCCTGCTCTCCGGGCTGCTGGTCTTCAACCTCTTCCAGATGGGCGTGATGGGCGCCTCCACCTCGATCACCGGAAACGCCGGCCTGGTCAAGAAGGTCCCCTTCCCCCACATCGCCCTCCCGCTGGCCTCGATCGGCTTCGCCGGGGTGCAGGTGCTGCTGCAGTACGTCGTGCTCATCCTGGCGATGACGCTGACCGGCCACGCGCCGCTGCGCCCCGAGCTGCTGCTGCTGCTGCCTGCCGGGCTGGTCGTGCTCACCCTCACCGTGGGGCTCTCCCTCTTCGTCTCGAGCACGACCGTGCGCTACAAGGACACCCAGCACATCCTCGAGGTCGGGATGTTCGCCTGGGTGTGGCTCTCGGCCGTCATCTACCCGCCGGCCCTCGTCCACGAGAAGCTGCACGGCGGGCTGCCGCTGGCCGCGTTCTACCTCAACCCCATGGCTGGCGTCACCGCGAGCTTCCAGCGCGCCATCTACGGCCAGGTCTACGACCCGAACGGCAACCTGATCCTCGCCAGCCCCGACGACATCTTCTACGTCAAGGCACTGGCCCTCGGCTTCGCCGTCTCCCTGGGCGTCCTCGCTCTCGGCGTGTGGCAGTTCCGGCGCCTCTCGGCCGACTTCGCCGAGGAGCTGTAG
- a CDS encoding glycosyltransferase family 1 protein: MPDEPHVLSALVVATQLSAPLPGGTGRYAANVLRSLDATRPAGAGLTAYLCGGVVPGGGLELPVGLDSSRSPMGFRVLARLWERGLPPRAPRADLVHATTLMVPPTRAGSRLVVTVHDVVPWTHPETLTPRGVAFHRRMAERVAGSADLIIAPTAVVARRLDELLQPACPVRVVPPAVAAVSVPADAPARRRALGVPPRYLLVVGTAEPRKGLDVLVDALAADPGLPTLVVVGPQGWGDVGVDDLARRRGVGKRVLVVGRVSDPDLAALYAGALTLVVPSRAEGFGLPVIEAMSVGVPVVTSDDPALVEVGGGVATIAPVGDAEALAAAVARVIDMVNMVNAAHVGSGADRGVGMAERRRAEAFAPALVGARLWAEYAAVVVS, encoded by the coding sequence GTGCCTGATGAGCCCCATGTCCTGAGCGCGCTCGTCGTCGCGACGCAGCTCTCCGCGCCCCTGCCGGGAGGGACGGGCCGGTATGCCGCGAACGTCCTGCGCTCGCTCGACGCGACCCGGCCGGCCGGAGCCGGCCTGACGGCATACCTGTGTGGCGGGGTCGTGCCCGGCGGCGGTCTCGAGCTGCCGGTGGGGCTCGACTCCTCACGGTCGCCGATGGGCTTCCGGGTGCTCGCGCGGCTCTGGGAGCGGGGGCTGCCACCGCGTGCCCCACGCGCCGACCTGGTGCACGCCACGACCCTGATGGTGCCGCCGACCCGCGCCGGGTCGCGGCTGGTCGTCACCGTGCACGACGTCGTTCCGTGGACCCACCCCGAGACGCTGACGCCCCGCGGCGTCGCCTTCCACCGGCGGATGGCTGAGCGCGTGGCCGGCAGCGCCGACCTGATCATCGCGCCGACGGCCGTCGTGGCGCGGCGGCTCGATGAGCTCCTGCAGCCGGCCTGTCCGGTGCGGGTCGTGCCCCCCGCGGTCGCCGCGGTCTCCGTGCCGGCCGATGCGCCAGCCCGGCGACGGGCCCTGGGCGTGCCGCCGCGCTACCTACTCGTGGTCGGCACCGCCGAGCCCCGCAAGGGCCTCGACGTGCTGGTGGACGCGCTCGCGGCCGACCCGGGTCTGCCGACCCTCGTCGTGGTTGGACCGCAAGGCTGGGGCGACGTCGGCGTCGACGACCTGGCCCGGCGACGTGGGGTGGGTAAGCGGGTGCTCGTGGTCGGGCGGGTCAGCGACCCCGACCTCGCCGCCCTGTATGCCGGCGCGCTGACCCTGGTCGTGCCCAGTAGGGCGGAGGGCTTCGGGCTGCCCGTCATCGAGGCCATGTCGGTCGGGGTGCCGGTGGTGACCAGTGACGACCCGGCGCTGGTCGAGGTGGGCGGGGGAGTAGCTACGATCGCTCCCGTGGGGGACGCCGAGGCCCTCGCTGCGGCCGTGGCCCGCGTCATCGACATGGTCAACATGGTCAACGCGGCTCACGTAGGGAGCGGTGCGGACCGAGGTGTCGGCATGGCCGAGCGTCGACGGGCAGAAGCCTTCGCACCGGCCCTCGTGGGGGCTCGACTGTGGGCGGAGTACGCCGCCGTCGTGGTCAGCTGA